The proteins below come from a single Gimesia alba genomic window:
- a CDS encoding neutral/alkaline non-lysosomal ceramidase N-terminal domain-containing protein, whose protein sequence is MLRLVLFCLTALLVWAPSMLLAGDWKVGMARVDITPTKKIWLGGYASRKKPAEGTTHPLWAKALVFEDKQGSRAAIVTTDLIGLTREISDAVGKRVAQKTGITREQILLNCSHTHSSPVVLGCASLAYDLSPVHQKEIEDYAKQLQDNLVKVIVEASQSLSDASLSYGEERATFAINRRGRINPDGPVDHTVPVLRVNDPTGKMRAVLFGYACHNTTIALFKYCGDYAGFAQVALEKKYPGTMALFMIGCGGDANPDPRGTLALAEQHGNSLAEAVIRAVDQPLEPIHGPLTVKMKRTDLPFVAPPTKAELLKQQGKGDVYSQRLTKYLLNQLDEQGAIATSYPFSVQVIQFGDDLTLIGLGGETVIDYSIRLHEEFSDRRIWVAGYCNEVFAYVPSERVLKEGGYEGGGAMKYFGFHGPFKPGVEDRVIQLVHSLVTP, encoded by the coding sequence ATGTTAAGACTCGTCTTGTTTTGTCTGACTGCTTTGCTGGTCTGGGCTCCGTCAATGTTACTGGCTGGCGACTGGAAGGTCGGCATGGCCCGGGTGGATATTACGCCGACGAAGAAAATCTGGCTTGGCGGATACGCTTCGCGTAAAAAGCCGGCTGAGGGCACAACGCACCCCTTGTGGGCCAAAGCGTTGGTGTTCGAAGACAAGCAGGGATCCCGCGCCGCAATTGTCACCACCGACCTGATCGGGCTGACGCGGGAAATTTCCGACGCGGTCGGGAAACGGGTTGCTCAGAAAACGGGGATCACCCGCGAGCAGATTCTATTGAATTGCTCGCACACGCACAGCAGTCCCGTCGTATTAGGCTGTGCGTCGCTGGCCTATGATTTGAGTCCCGTGCACCAGAAAGAGATTGAGGACTACGCAAAACAACTTCAGGATAATCTGGTCAAAGTCATTGTAGAGGCCAGCCAGTCGCTGTCCGACGCATCGCTCAGCTACGGCGAAGAACGGGCCACGTTTGCCATTAATCGACGCGGGCGGATCAATCCGGATGGCCCCGTTGATCATACCGTTCCCGTGCTTAGGGTGAATGATCCAACTGGTAAAATGCGGGCAGTCCTGTTCGGCTATGCCTGCCACAACACCACGATCGCTCTGTTCAAGTATTGTGGTGACTACGCCGGCTTCGCACAGGTGGCGCTCGAGAAAAAGTACCCGGGAACCATGGCGCTGTTTATGATCGGCTGCGGTGGTGATGCCAATCCCGATCCGCGCGGCACACTCGCTTTGGCAGAACAGCATGGAAATTCTCTGGCGGAAGCCGTGATACGAGCCGTGGATCAACCGCTGGAGCCGATTCACGGGCCGTTGACCGTTAAAATGAAGCGAACCGATCTGCCGTTTGTTGCCCCCCCTACCAAAGCAGAACTGCTGAAACAGCAGGGAAAAGGAGATGTCTATTCTCAGCGACTCACGAAGTATCTGTTGAATCAACTCGATGAGCAGGGCGCGATTGCAACTTCTTATCCGTTTTCAGTTCAGGTGATCCAGTTTGGCGACGACCTGACGTTGATCGGCCTGGGGGGGGAGACGGTGATTGATTATTCCATTCGGCTGCACGAAGAATTTTCCGACCGTCGCATCTGGGTGGCTGGCTACTGTAATGAAGTCTTCGCTTATGTCCCTTCAGAACGGGTTCTTAAAGAAGGCGGCTATGAAGGGGGCGGTGCGATGAAGTACTTCGGTTTTCATGGCCCCTTTAAACCAGGCGTGGAAGACCGCGTCATTCAACTCGTGCACTCTCTGGTGACGCCATAG
- a CDS encoding adenosine deaminase has translation MDEFIAQLPKAELHLHIEGTLEPELAFALAEKNQVALPFSSVDEMRAAYNFSDLQSFLDLYYASISVVQTEEDFHDLTLAYLKKAASQNVRHTEIFFDPQSHTARDIPMGTVINGITAALRKAETELGVTSKLILSFLRHLSEEAAMETLQQALPFRDQFIGVGLDSSELGHPPSKFVNVFEEVRRQGFRVVCHAGEEGPPEYINEALDLLHAERIDHGVRCMEDTALVKRLAEEQIPLTVCPLSNVRLCVFKSMSDHTIKQMMDAGLLVTVNSDDPPYFGGYVNENYQAIQEAFNLSRKDLVQLARNSFTAAFLSDEEKQKLIAELPEL, from the coding sequence ATGGACGAGTTCATTGCTCAACTGCCCAAAGCAGAACTACATTTGCACATTGAAGGAACACTGGAACCAGAGCTGGCTTTTGCGCTCGCGGAGAAGAATCAGGTTGCACTCCCCTTCTCATCGGTGGATGAGATGCGGGCCGCGTATAATTTCAGCGATCTGCAATCGTTTCTGGATTTGTATTACGCCTCGATCAGTGTGGTGCAGACAGAAGAAGACTTTCATGACCTGACGCTGGCTTACCTGAAAAAGGCGGCCTCACAGAACGTACGGCACACCGAAATTTTCTTCGATCCTCAATCGCATACGGCACGCGATATTCCCATGGGAACGGTCATCAACGGGATCACGGCGGCACTTCGGAAAGCGGAAACAGAACTCGGTGTGACTTCGAAACTGATCCTCAGCTTCCTGCGACATCTTTCAGAAGAAGCGGCGATGGAGACCTTACAACAGGCACTTCCCTTCCGTGATCAATTTATCGGCGTCGGCCTGGATTCTTCGGAACTGGGGCATCCCCCCTCCAAATTTGTGAACGTATTCGAAGAAGTCCGTCGGCAGGGGTTCCGGGTGGTGTGCCATGCAGGTGAAGAAGGTCCGCCGGAATACATCAATGAAGCCCTGGATCTGCTGCACGCCGAACGCATTGATCATGGGGTGCGTTGTATGGAAGATACGGCTCTCGTAAAACGGCTCGCAGAAGAACAGATTCCACTCACCGTTTGTCCGCTGTCGAATGTACGATTATGCGTTTTTAAATCGATGTCGGATCACACGATCAAACAAATGATGGATGCGGGCCTCTTGGTGACCGTGAATTCTGACGATCCCCCCTACTTCGGCGGTTACGTCAACGAGAATTATCAGGCGATCCAGGAAGCCTTTAACCTGTCTCGCAAGGATCTGGTACAACTCGCCCGAAATTCATTCACCGCGGCGTTTCTCTCTGACGAGGAAAAGCAGAAACTGATTGCTGAACTGCCGGAGTTATAA
- a CDS encoding glycosyltransferase family 39 protein: MPQTIPQKESRQKVYYTGIVFALILLLALFLRTRYLTQVTYLFDESFSLKMTEFSWIELWQRVSQDTHPPLSFILLKLWGLLFGKSMLASRLFSVTFGILTIAGMFLFIKEAYSTRDELCSDKQNNMPLTAALLTAAFIALNPLQASWSMIARMYSLGTCLAAFSSWFLMCALHQKAPGGQNWILFTLTATALAYTHHFGLFIVTAQYFFATGYLWFQSPTSKYQDRILQLKPVFLSAVFFFWMWQPVLISFLDQSQRVDKLFYTRDIQLKDVGYTFYRLLIGEHWSPNMTLAGLAIAQLVFLGLLVLLLGRCSADLYIFLVVTITFLMAVLYSVTSRNIFKPRYFLYVQLFIFAAAAVLISRIPNKFLKYSVMTSALGGLALCSFWNDQLRLAKSQLPGMHAAISHFDNKSKNSAPLIVCNPLLYTTVITCTSNRDRVFNYSRDKGQEFPYFQGSSVMLDSDYISNPKIDKSYTEWIWTLDENRWLKIKVPISHQWKLVKEQSFPDYYCEPVLRLYERILPPKDQR; encoded by the coding sequence ATGCCTCAAACTATACCACAAAAAGAATCTCGACAGAAAGTATATTACACGGGAATAGTATTTGCTTTAATTTTACTATTGGCATTATTCTTGCGCACGCGTTACTTAACCCAAGTGACGTATCTCTTCGATGAAAGTTTCTCATTAAAAATGACAGAGTTTTCATGGATTGAACTCTGGCAACGCGTTTCACAAGACACCCATCCTCCCCTGTCCTTCATTCTGCTCAAGCTTTGGGGGCTGTTGTTCGGTAAATCCATGCTCGCCTCCCGACTGTTTAGTGTAACTTTTGGCATACTGACAATCGCAGGCATGTTTCTTTTCATCAAAGAAGCTTATTCAACCAGAGACGAGCTCTGTTCTGATAAGCAAAATAATATGCCTCTCACCGCAGCGCTCCTGACTGCCGCATTTATTGCCCTGAATCCGCTACAGGCCTCCTGGTCGATGATTGCCCGCATGTATAGTCTGGGCACATGCCTGGCTGCGTTCTCTAGTTGGTTTTTAATGTGCGCACTCCATCAGAAAGCTCCAGGGGGACAGAACTGGATCCTATTCACTCTTACCGCAACCGCACTCGCTTACACTCACCACTTTGGTCTGTTTATTGTTACAGCCCAGTATTTTTTTGCTACGGGTTACCTCTGGTTTCAATCCCCTACGTCAAAATATCAAGATCGTATTCTTCAACTGAAACCAGTTTTCCTCTCGGCAGTCTTTTTTTTCTGGATGTGGCAACCGGTACTAATTAGCTTTTTAGATCAGAGTCAACGTGTTGACAAGCTATTTTATACAAGAGACATTCAACTAAAAGATGTAGGGTACACCTTCTACCGCCTCTTGATAGGGGAACATTGGTCTCCAAATATGACATTGGCAGGTCTGGCCATTGCTCAGCTTGTCTTTCTGGGATTACTGGTACTGCTCCTGGGGCGTTGCTCAGCCGACCTCTACATTTTTCTGGTAGTAACGATAACTTTCCTGATGGCTGTGCTTTACTCTGTGACATCAAGAAATATCTTCAAACCCCGTTACTTTCTGTATGTTCAGTTATTTATCTTTGCCGCCGCGGCAGTCCTCATCAGTCGGATTCCAAATAAATTCCTGAAGTACTCGGTGATGACATCGGCCCTCGGTGGACTGGCCCTATGCAGTTTCTGGAATGACCAGCTTCGTCTGGCAAAATCGCAACTGCCTGGAATGCATGCAGCAATCTCTCACTTTGACAATAAGAGTAAAAATAGTGCTCCACTGATTGTCTGTAATCCCTTGCTTTACACAACAGTAATCACCTGCACAAGTAACCGGGATCGCGTATTTAACTATTCGCGCGACAAAGGTCAGGAATTCCCTTACTTCCAAGGGAGTTCTGTCATGCTGGATTCAGATTACATCAGCAATCCCAAGATCGACAAGTCCTATACGGAATGGATCTGGACTCTGGATGAAAACCGTTGGCTGAAAATCAAAGTCCCCATCTCACATCAATGGAAGCTCGTTAAAGAACAATCTTTCCCTGATTATTACTGTGAACCAGTGCTGCGTCTTTACGAGAGAATTTTACCCCCAAAAGATCAAAGGTAA
- a CDS encoding PrkA family serine protein kinase, which translates to MENGRSILNQISGQLNSDSFLQEHWQGTFDEYLDLVRADPKVTRTAFQRVYDMIMSYGTYPVEGKKGLIRYRFFDDPVNDGRDGIFGLSKPLMDLVNVFKSAALKYGSERRVLLLHGPVGSSKSTIARLLKQGLERYSRTEEGAVYSFGWKEEDGSILWDPMNSEPLQLIPLKHRQEICDYLNEGRDPNKETDYIVEITGEVCPLSRFMFNEKLEKANGDWTKVMDQIVVRRITFSEQDRIGIGTFQPKDEKNQDSTELTGDINYRKIAEFGSESDPRAFNFDGEFNVSNRGLIEFIEVLKLDVAFLYDLLGASQEHKIKPKKFAQTDIDTVIIGHTNEPEYRRLQSNEFMEALRDRTVKIDVPYVTKLSEEIKIYEKDYNTKRVRGKHIAPHTLEIAAMWAVLTRLETPKHHGLTLVQKMNLYNGKSLSGFTTENVEQLRKEAKSEGLFGISPRYVQDKISNALVVNSQSSNLNPFMLLNELEEGLKHHSLIANEDMRDHYRQLITVVKEEYTDIVKNEVQRAIAADEEALTRLCGNYLDNVKAYTQKERVKNKFTGEYEEPDERLMRSIEERIDIPETRKDDFRREIMNYIGALSMDGKSFDYKTNERLQKALEMKLFEDQKDTIKLTSLVSNVVDAETQEKIDIVKARLIRNYGYDEESATDVLQYVASIFARGDTKKNSDAA; encoded by the coding sequence ATGGAAAATGGTCGATCAATCTTAAATCAAATCTCTGGTCAGCTTAACTCTGACTCGTTTCTACAGGAACATTGGCAGGGGACTTTTGATGAGTACCTCGATCTTGTTCGAGCAGACCCCAAAGTAACGCGAACCGCGTTCCAGCGCGTCTATGACATGATCATGAGCTATGGAACTTATCCCGTCGAAGGCAAAAAGGGACTGATTCGCTATCGCTTCTTTGATGATCCGGTGAATGACGGTCGCGATGGAATCTTCGGACTCTCGAAGCCGTTGATGGACCTCGTGAACGTTTTCAAGTCGGCAGCCCTCAAGTACGGCAGCGAACGCCGTGTGCTGTTACTGCACGGCCCGGTCGGTAGTTCGAAAAGTACAATCGCCCGTCTGTTAAAGCAGGGGTTGGAACGCTACTCGCGCACCGAAGAAGGTGCCGTGTATAGCTTTGGTTGGAAAGAAGAAGACGGTTCGATTCTCTGGGACCCCATGAATAGTGAGCCCCTGCAGTTGATTCCGTTAAAGCATCGACAGGAAATCTGCGATTATCTGAACGAGGGACGCGATCCCAACAAAGAGACAGATTATATCGTGGAAATCACGGGCGAAGTCTGCCCGCTCAGCCGATTCATGTTCAACGAAAAACTGGAAAAAGCCAACGGCGACTGGACCAAAGTTATGGACCAGATCGTTGTCCGGCGGATCACTTTTTCCGAACAGGATCGGATCGGCATCGGTACGTTCCAGCCTAAGGATGAGAAAAACCAGGATTCGACTGAATTAACGGGCGATATTAACTACCGTAAAATCGCCGAGTTCGGTAGCGAAAGCGATCCGCGTGCGTTTAATTTTGATGGTGAGTTTAATGTCTCTAACCGGGGACTGATCGAATTCATCGAAGTCCTCAAACTGGATGTGGCGTTTTTGTATGATCTGCTCGGTGCATCTCAGGAACACAAAATTAAACCCAAGAAGTTTGCTCAGACCGACATAGATACGGTGATCATCGGCCATACGAATGAGCCGGAATATCGCCGTCTGCAGTCGAATGAATTCATGGAAGCCCTGCGTGACCGTACGGTGAAAATTGATGTGCCGTACGTCACGAAGCTGAGTGAAGAAATCAAAATCTACGAGAAGGATTACAATACCAAACGTGTCCGCGGCAAACACATTGCCCCGCATACGTTGGAAATAGCCGCCATGTGGGCCGTGTTAACGCGACTGGAAACACCCAAGCATCACGGCTTGACGCTGGTTCAGAAAATGAACCTGTACAACGGCAAATCGCTGTCCGGTTTCACGACTGAGAATGTCGAGCAGCTTCGCAAGGAAGCCAAGTCGGAAGGTCTGTTCGGGATTTCTCCTCGCTACGTGCAGGATAAAATTTCGAATGCATTGGTCGTGAATTCGCAAAGCTCCAACCTGAATCCGTTCATGCTGTTGAATGAACTGGAAGAAGGGCTGAAGCATCATTCATTGATTGCCAATGAAGACATGCGTGATCATTACCGCCAGTTGATTACCGTTGTGAAAGAAGAGTACACCGACATCGTGAAGAACGAAGTTCAGCGTGCGATTGCCGCTGACGAAGAAGCGCTCACACGACTGTGTGGTAATTATCTGGATAACGTTAAAGCCTACACACAGAAAGAACGCGTGAAAAACAAGTTTACGGGCGAGTACGAAGAGCCGGATGAACGCTTGATGCGATCGATTGAAGAACGCATCGATATTCCGGAAACCCGGAAAGATGATTTCCGCCGTGAGATCATGAATTACATTGGTGCTTTGTCCATGGACGGGAAATCGTTCGATTACAAAACGAATGAACGCTTGCAGAAGGCCCTCGAAATGAAACTGTTCGAGGACCAGAAGGATACAATCAAATTAACCAGTCTGGTATCGAATGTGGTCGATGCAGAAACGCAGGAGAAAATCGATATCGTCAAAGCCCGGTTAATTCGGAATTACGGTTATGACGAAGAATCAGCAACCGACGTTCTGCAGTATGTTGCCAGCATTTTTGCTCGCGGCGATACGAAAAAGAACAGCGACGCCGCCTGA
- a CDS encoding DUF4339 domain-containing protein — MATEWYYKQSDEALGPYSFREMVEMVREEQLLPETMVRPNYLDEWQRADSVVGLFHMARRDPATLPPVRSAVDPIGDEFTDADDLDAFLAESDDPEPIERDVLHEQVEQPGWLRRLLTLRNSKIPPVPVDREREFHVDLNRTVTNDEVADSDLGSEVPLGEVNLDAEAEVGAYSEETWASTVNAAVERIDARAPKQETPLPSRQIVPTISLSFLQNPVFRKLIFAGAIILCASAGIYGFVSWVGQGKLYFPLVGSTSPLLFLVYSGCSFLAVFILGPLLAYIAAPYLRVGFRVGAAVITANITVLFLLNWSEKQNMIFPSRKPTEAKLIFPIIGECSSFAYWMYFVDSVIFVAVLTYFAAWWLEAHADEV, encoded by the coding sequence ATGGCAACTGAATGGTATTACAAACAGTCGGATGAAGCGCTGGGGCCTTATTCCTTCCGCGAGATGGTGGAAATGGTTCGTGAGGAGCAGCTTTTACCCGAAACCATGGTTCGTCCCAACTACCTGGATGAGTGGCAGCGGGCCGATTCTGTTGTCGGCTTGTTTCATATGGCCCGGCGAGATCCGGCAACCCTTCCCCCTGTTCGGTCTGCCGTAGATCCCATTGGTGATGAGTTTACTGATGCAGACGACCTGGATGCTTTTTTAGCGGAATCGGATGATCCCGAACCGATTGAACGCGATGTTTTACATGAGCAGGTAGAACAACCGGGATGGTTGCGACGTCTGCTGACACTGCGAAACAGTAAGATTCCGCCGGTTCCCGTTGATCGGGAGCGAGAATTCCACGTCGATCTCAATCGTACTGTTACGAATGATGAAGTGGCAGACTCAGACCTGGGATCAGAGGTTCCTTTGGGAGAGGTGAATCTTGATGCCGAAGCAGAAGTCGGTGCCTATTCCGAAGAGACCTGGGCATCGACGGTGAATGCGGCCGTTGAACGGATTGATGCGCGAGCCCCAAAGCAGGAAACGCCCCTGCCTTCTCGGCAGATCGTACCCACGATCAGTCTTTCTTTTCTACAAAATCCAGTCTTTCGGAAGCTGATCTTTGCAGGTGCCATTATTCTTTGTGCCAGTGCCGGGATCTACGGGTTCGTCAGCTGGGTGGGACAGGGGAAATTATACTTTCCCCTGGTCGGCTCGACCTCGCCGCTGTTGTTTCTGGTCTATTCCGGCTGTTCGTTCCTGGCGGTATTCATTCTGGGACCATTGTTAGCGTACATCGCAGCTCCCTATTTACGTGTCGGATTCAGGGTAGGGGCCGCTGTGATTACTGCGAATATCACCGTTTTGTTCTTGCTGAACTGGTCTGAGAAGCAGAACATGATTTTTCCTTCGCGGAAACCAACGGAAGCCAAGCTGATCTTTCCGATCATCGGTGAATGTTCCTCTTTCGCTTATTGGATGTACTTTGTGGATAGTGTCATTTTTGTGGCTGTTCTGACTTATTTTGCCGCCTGGTGGCTGGAGGCGCACGCCGATGAAGTGTAA
- a CDS encoding DUF1559 family PulG-like putative transporter, producing the protein MKCKRCFADRAKTVPISGSSNPRRGYTIIELLVVVAVISILIALALPAVQSARESARQVQCLSNMRNVSLGLLQATDSANRFPACGYYGDGSPGTVGSYRSWVVEVLPYLGQSVIFDKWDLEKGYEDPVNSPLANSHIPILTCPDDKTEVSGQGNLTYVVNSGVGFTTLRNGIHDCPIDPLQQALDLNGNGITCNSSAAPDGTPSDREILAQMGLFFNETWKGESRSKRHHTIASITDGASNTMLISENLRTGFDPANSRANWASPNPYLTSYYIGAPCLSGNCMSGNVDYNRSNSGGSAINSGRTQPEGSSPYPSSGHNGGVNIGFCDGRVEFVSENIDGKVYAAQASPQGQSLQGTSLAQ; encoded by the coding sequence ATGAAGTGTAAACGTTGTTTTGCTGATCGCGCGAAGACCGTTCCGATCTCTGGATCCTCAAATCCTAGAAGAGGTTATACGATCATCGAACTTCTGGTTGTTGTTGCAGTCATCAGTATTTTAATCGCACTTGCACTGCCGGCTGTTCAATCGGCACGCGAATCTGCTCGACAGGTGCAATGTTTAAGTAATATGCGCAATGTCAGCCTCGGGTTGCTACAGGCGACGGACAGCGCCAACCGCTTTCCTGCCTGCGGTTATTATGGAGATGGCTCTCCCGGTACGGTTGGCTCTTATCGTAGCTGGGTCGTCGAAGTCCTGCCCTATCTTGGCCAGTCGGTTATCTTTGACAAATGGGATCTGGAGAAAGGATATGAAGACCCGGTTAATTCCCCGCTGGCAAATTCGCATATCCCGATCCTAACCTGTCCGGATGATAAAACTGAAGTTTCAGGTCAAGGTAACTTAACCTATGTTGTCAATAGTGGTGTTGGCTTTACCACTCTGCGCAATGGAATCCACGACTGCCCCATAGATCCCTTACAACAGGCTTTAGATCTAAACGGAAATGGTATCACTTGTAATTCTTCAGCTGCCCCTGATGGTACACCATCGGACCGTGAAATTTTGGCTCAGATGGGGCTGTTTTTTAATGAAACCTGGAAAGGTGAATCAAGGTCCAAACGTCACCATACCATTGCTTCTATAACAGATGGTGCTTCCAATACCATGCTCATTTCAGAAAACCTGCGAACAGGTTTTGATCCTGCGAATTCAAGAGCCAACTGGGCATCTCCCAATCCCTATCTCACCAGTTATTACATTGGTGCCCCCTGCCTAAGCGGTAATTGCATGAGTGGAAATGTAGACTATAACCGCTCAAATTCAGGAGGATCGGCCATTAACTCAGGAAGGACACAACCAGAGGGATCTTCCCCCTACCCAAGCTCTGGGCATAACGGAGGCGTCAATATTGGTTTCTGCGACGGACGGGTCGAGTTTGTTTCTGAAAATATCGACGGAAAAGTTTACGCAGCGCAAGCCAGTCCACAAGGTCAGTCTTTACAGGGAACGTCGTTGGCGCAATAG
- a CDS encoding SpoVR family protein codes for MVVTTHRPLPKELSDIQQEMEQHALDYGLDFFKTIFEVLDYEELSMFAAYGGFPVRYPHWRFGAQYDELMKGYSYGLQKIYEMVINTDPCYAYLLSANDITDQKLVIAHVYGHCDFFKNNAWFAHTNRKMLDQMANHATRMNRHIDTHGYETVEMFIDTCLSLESLIDPYAPHIKRESKAERKPETKQQEEEAGEASGGRFPAKNYMDRYINPDEVLEAEASQKREKAREMSDQLKFPKERMRDVLYFLIQYAPLEDWQRDVLSIIRDEAYYFAPQGQTKIMNEGWASFWHSTIMTRHGLTDEGLINYADHHSGTMATSPNRLNPYKLGIELLKDIEERWNKGQFGPEYEDCTDMFEKERWDKDLGLGREKIFEVRRIHNDITFIDTFLTPEFCYKNRMFSFAFNDSNKTYEIQSREFEQIKQQLLNSLSNHGRPVIYVQDANYKNRGELYLEHEYLGVELKLDYAQDTLVNLHRIWKRPVNIETVVDDRPTILSYDGKKHYTNSKEKT; via the coding sequence ATGGTAGTAACAACACATCGCCCCTTACCAAAGGAATTAAGCGACATCCAGCAGGAGATGGAGCAGCATGCGCTCGATTATGGACTCGATTTTTTCAAAACGATTTTCGAAGTCCTCGATTATGAAGAGCTGAGCATGTTTGCCGCCTATGGTGGGTTCCCGGTGCGTTATCCGCACTGGAGATTTGGTGCGCAATATGACGAGCTGATGAAAGGCTACTCTTACGGCTTGCAGAAAATCTACGAGATGGTGATCAATACCGATCCCTGTTATGCGTATTTATTGAGTGCGAATGATATTACCGATCAGAAGCTGGTGATCGCCCATGTTTACGGCCACTGTGACTTTTTCAAGAACAATGCCTGGTTCGCGCATACGAATCGCAAGATGCTGGACCAGATGGCCAATCATGCTACGCGGATGAATCGCCACATTGATACGCACGGCTATGAAACGGTCGAAATGTTTATCGATACCTGCCTCTCGCTGGAGAGCCTGATCGATCCGTATGCACCACATATCAAACGTGAGTCAAAAGCGGAACGCAAGCCTGAGACAAAACAACAGGAAGAGGAGGCAGGCGAAGCTTCGGGCGGCCGTTTTCCTGCGAAGAACTATATGGACCGCTACATCAATCCGGATGAAGTACTCGAAGCAGAAGCCAGTCAGAAACGTGAAAAAGCCCGCGAGATGTCGGATCAGCTGAAGTTTCCCAAAGAACGCATGCGGGATGTATTGTACTTTTTGATTCAGTATGCCCCTCTGGAAGACTGGCAGCGGGATGTGTTGTCGATCATTCGGGATGAAGCATATTATTTTGCGCCGCAAGGTCAGACGAAAATCATGAATGAAGGCTGGGCCAGTTTCTGGCATTCCACCATCATGACGCGACACGGTCTGACGGACGAAGGGCTGATCAACTACGCCGACCATCACAGTGGCACGATGGCAACCAGCCCCAATCGTTTGAATCCCTATAAGCTGGGGATTGAATTGTTGAAAGACATCGAGGAACGCTGGAATAAAGGACAGTTCGGCCCGGAGTACGAAGACTGTACCGACATGTTCGAGAAAGAACGCTGGGATAAAGATCTTGGATTAGGCAGAGAGAAAATCTTTGAAGTCCGCCGCATTCATAACGACATCACGTTTATCGATACATTTCTGACGCCCGAGTTCTGCTATAAAAATCGCATGTTTTCCTTTGCGTTTAACGATTCGAATAAAACGTATGAAATACAGTCGCGCGAATTTGAACAGATCAAACAGCAACTGCTCAACAGCCTCAGCAATCATGGGCGGCCTGTGATTTATGTGCAGGACGCCAACTATAAAAACCGGGGCGAACTTTATCTCGAACATGAATACCTGGGAGTCGAGCTCAAGCTGGACTACGCCCAGGATACGCTGGTCAATCTGCATCGTATATGGAAGCGACCGGTGAATATTGAAACCGTCGTCGATGATCGGCCGACAATTTTGAGCTACGACGGCAAAAAACATTACACGAATTCAAAAGAAAAAACCTAA
- a CDS encoding DUF444 family protein, whose protein sequence is MVRRIDRDQQRFEKIIKGKVRQQLRKYINHGEMIGRKGRETVSIPVPNIEIPHFQHGEKGSGGVGQGEGEVGQPIGRGKSDGDGQGQAGNEKGQHIREVELTLEELADMLGEALELPRIEPKGDDALTSKKDRYTSVSPTGPDSLRHFKRTYKRALKRMIATNNYDPKDPMIIPTKDDERFRSWKTVSEPHTNAAVIYMMDVSGSMTDVQKEIVRTEAFWIDTWLKRQYNGIERRYIVHDAVAHEVDEDTFYRVRESGGTRISSAYRAADHIIQRDFPPSLWNIYCFQFSDGDNWGEDNTECIENLKENIFPICNLFCYGQVRSPYGSGDFIKELRKFEEEFDNLILSEIDDKEAIYGSIKTFLGTGK, encoded by the coding sequence ATGGTACGCAGAATTGATCGTGACCAGCAACGGTTCGAGAAAATTATCAAAGGAAAGGTGCGACAGCAGCTCAGAAAATACATCAATCATGGCGAAATGATTGGTCGTAAAGGACGAGAAACCGTCAGCATTCCCGTACCCAATATCGAAATTCCCCACTTTCAGCATGGAGAAAAAGGGAGTGGCGGCGTCGGGCAGGGTGAAGGCGAAGTCGGTCAGCCCATCGGTCGCGGAAAGTCCGATGGCGATGGTCAGGGCCAGGCCGGAAATGAGAAAGGCCAGCACATTCGAGAAGTGGAACTCACCCTCGAAGAACTGGCGGATATGCTCGGCGAAGCGCTTGAACTGCCGCGGATTGAACCTAAGGGTGACGACGCACTCACATCGAAAAAAGACCGCTATACTTCAGTCAGTCCGACCGGCCCCGATTCGCTGAGGCACTTTAAGCGGACATACAAACGTGCCCTCAAGCGGATGATTGCGACCAATAATTACGATCCCAAGGATCCAATGATTATTCCGACCAAAGACGACGAGCGGTTTCGAAGCTGGAAGACGGTTTCCGAACCGCACACGAATGCGGCTGTGATTTACATGATGGATGTTTCCGGGTCGATGACCGACGTCCAGAAAGAAATTGTCCGCACGGAAGCATTCTGGATCGATACCTGGCTCAAACGTCAATATAACGGGATCGAACGCCGTTATATCGTGCACGATGCTGTGGCTCATGAAGTGGATGAAGATACGTTTTATCGCGTTCGCGAGAGCGGGGGAACGCGTATCTCATCCGCTTACCGGGCAGCCGACCATATTATTCAACGGGACTTCCCTCCATCACTGTGGAATATTTACTGCTTCCAGTTTTCCGACGGCGATAACTGGGGTGAAGATAACACAGAGTGCATTGAGAATCTCAAAGAAAATATTTTTCCGATCTGTAATCTCTTCTGTTATGGCCAGGTCAGAAGCCCGTATGGCTCGGGAGATTTTATCAAGGAACTGCGTAAGTTCGAAGAAGAATTTGACAATTTGATTCTATCTGAGATCGACGACAAGGAAGCTATTTACGGTTCGATTAAAACGTTTCTGGGAACCGGAAAATAG